A stretch of DNA from Takifugu rubripes chromosome 15, fTakRub1.2, whole genome shotgun sequence:
TGAGAGTGGCGATGCCCACGTTTGCAACAATTATAAACAGATAGCAAAAAAGGAATAAGAAGAAGGCAGGATAGACAGAGCCCTCTGTGAGAGTTAAGCCCTCCACCTGGAGAATAAAGCTGTTATAGGTGAAGTTTTCCAtctgaaagaacaaaaacagcagtatAAGGATATTGATTAGTTTGTGACAAAACTGGCATTTCAACATGTATTAAATTACACAGCAAACCCACCAAATCAAGCCAATAGAAAATACAATCAAAGATAAATATTCAGTCATATTTCTACCAACATCAAATCAGTAAAAATGGAAATACACTTTAAGATCTGCTTTGCGATTTAGGACCCCCACATCTTTACATAAGACAGTCTGCCTTCAATATTAAAGTTGAACCGTTTTTTATAGATGCAAATTCACCCTCAGGGAATTCATTCTTGAATAACACCATATGATGTAAGATTCAGGTTTTTCTGATGGCTGTTGCTCTCTCGACCGGCAACAATCATTTTGCTTTTGGTATATTTAGGCAGCCACCGTGCGAGGTGGGTCAACCATATCCCCTAGTGGAAACATcacaaaccaaacacacagcTCAAAAACAGGATCATAGCACACGCTCATTTTTATTGATAAGAATTTACACGGACCCATGTATATATTTTTAGCTAACCTCTTAGTTAGTGACATTATTGGCAGCACTTATGTTTTTCCCCATTTGCTGGTGGACTTGTTGCGTCCTCCCTGTGAACGTCGCATCACTTTTAATGAGTGTGTGGTCAGGCCTTTGCCACCCAGCTGTACGGCACCACGTCTCACACCATCCTCATAATTATGGCGTTTGACAGATACATGGCCATCTGTAACCCTCTGTGCTATGCTGCCATCAAGAGCCACAGGATGACGATCAAGCTGACCAAAGGCCAATGCCCAGGTTTCTCCCTGGGCAGTGGCCTTTGTTCTAGTGCAgaggtcggcaacccaaaatgttggaagagccatattggaccaaaaaaacaagaaacaaatctgtctggagccgcaaaaaattaaagccttatatagggcttataataaaggcaacacatgctgtaagtgtctatattagctgtattagcctactttccaaatgataataaggctacaaatacataatgagcattcatgattaaatgtttattttccctgcagcgcatcctggagagaatgacgcaccacgtggccactctgctgtgcGATggagctttaagtttaacttccattataatgagatgttgaaattaaatatttattatacacatttatacagcattggagaactttaagaatgtttgtcacgtttttcctcctgcagaaattatattaaaacaatttccattttcatatttttgaaaaagctccagggagccactagggcggcgccaaagagccgcatgtgGCTCCAGAGCCACGGGTTGCCGACAGCTGTTCTAGTGGGATTCTGTTGAGGCCCGTgagactcctgaggcagcagttAGGTACTGGCAGGCCAAGCGGCGTGCAGCTAAGGCGGTTGCTGAGACAAAGaaccgggcatgggaagagttcagtGAGGTCGTGGAGAACGACTTCCAGACAGctttgaaaaggttctggaccaccatccagcgtctgaggaaggggaagcagtgcactgtcaacacagTGTATAGTgccgatggtgtgctgctgacctcaactcgggatgttgtggatcagtggaaggaatacttcggggacctccttaatcccaccaacgcgccttccagtgaggaaacagggcctggggacctgtgtcaggctctcgtatctccggggctgaagttgccgaggtagtcaaaaaactcctcctcctgtcaggccttcccagcagaccctcacaatatgtTTTGGTCTGctgggtctgtccggcatcttTCCCCAACATCGGAggcaactcaccaccaggtgctGATCaattgacagctctgcccctctcttcacccgggtgtccagaactgaagaagccttctggatagaaggcgaaacgtcttcaaagagaagaaacacagtccagttgacagagaaaactaccttggttaTGAATTTGACTTTCACTTCTATTGTAAAAGCAACTTATTGACCTCTTAGGAGCCAGACCACAGCCTGAGTTTCTTGGCTGGGGCCCTATGTGGTTGCTCCAGAGTCAAATCATTTCATCTGATATTTCTTGTGCATCCAATATTTATATTTCATGAACATTAGGAAATTGTTTCATATTTTGAAATTCAAAAAGGACAATGTTTCAAAAATATCAGGTTTTTATAACTACTGCCACAACTGCTTCCATTCATAAATGAATGTATGTATAGATCATTTTGTATTCTATTTACTTAGGATTATTTAATACTATTTAGATGAACTCCAGAAGTCTCTGCAACACAGTTCAATCAGCAGCTCTTTTCTCAATCAATCTTCATTTATATaatgtcttttacaatcaaaattgtttctaggcgcttgacagaatctcagggcctgaccccaaacaagcaacagtggcaaggaaaatctccactttaacaagaagaaaccttgagcaggaccaggctcatgtagggggaccctcctgctgattgccggctgggtagagagagaggagaagtggggaggacaggtagaggagagaataggtaggagaggagaggagaggagaggagaggagaggagaggagaggagaggagaggagagaataggtatagatcatagaaaatacagacagaaataaattatattaccctaagtaaagtaagctgccggtagagtcaagttgagtgggtcagcggggtcggataTCATTacgcagctctgaaggcggcgatacctggaGATGaatatgaggggggggggggggggggggggggggggggagcagaaaaactaaacaagaaataacatctCCCCCTGCTACTGTGTTTCCATAGCAACCTGTAATAGGCTGTCACAGCAAGATTAATCTGTAACACGGCACCATTTGTGTGTACACAGAGGGCCTTGTTAGAATAGGTTGTCTccggacccgaaagcaggcaacatGCAGTGGGGAATAGTGTCCTGAAACATTGGTCCCCAACCACCGGGCCACAGACCGGTACCGGGCCGcacaagaaataattaaatgattCCATTTTATGCATTAGCTGAGTCtgaatgatcttttattttgaaaaacattttgggAAATGACCGGATTCTCTTGGTTACGTCTTAAGCGCCAACATTGAACCCACAAGTGAGCAAAATGAGTAAAAAACAGacgtctttttaaaaaaaataaaataaaattgcgCAATCAAGAGATGGGAGAAGAGCCCtcttccaagaaaaagaaagcttttgaCAGACAGTATCATGAGTTCTACGgaaaatatggatttaaccCGGTAGGTGATTCCCGCACACCAAGCCCACTCTGCGTAATTTGTGGCGACTGGCTCGCTAATGAGGCaatgaagctttcaaaactacTTCGCCACTTCACCACCCAGCACCCTAGTTTCAAAGACAAGCCCCTGgagtattttgaaagaaaaaaaacaggaacacaatgggcagaagaagggccaccacatcagtaaatgtgaaCGTACTGAGAGCATCATACCTGGTGTTCCAGTATTCTGTGttaaagtcatggcagaataccctgaaatcaccaccacagcactgaaaacccgGTTGCCATTTCCGACATTCTATCTATGTGAAGCGAGATTTTCTGCGGTGACAAcaactaaaacaaaacaatgaagtAGACTGGGCATAAGCAACACACTTTGGGTGTCATTGTCTTCCATCACTCCCAGATGGGACCGTCTCGTTGCAGAGAAACAAGCACAGGGCTCCCATTGATTTGTCGTTAAGGTGAGTCAAAAtcttcatgaaaataaaatgctctTTATATTCGTCTTTGTAGCGTTGCTGTAGCTTATTTTGAAGGGATGTTTAAACGTTATCGTAGCGAGTAGGAGAGAGTAGCGCTTGTGAGTCTTTGTGGGCACACTTATCCGGCAGTTCAACAACTCCGGGCCACAGTAAAATTTCCAAGCGCTGACCGGTCCGCGGTGATAaaaaggttggggaccactgtCCCTGTCGAGAGGTACAAGATTGATTTGGCCCTCATGCTCCCCAGTTGGGGCTggattcttctatgttcagaaGAAGGACGGTTCACTGCAGCCCTGCATCGATTGCTGGGCTCTGAATGAGATCACGGTCAGGAATAAGTATCCGCTGCCCCTCCTCGACACTGCCTTCGCCCCTCTCCACCGGGCCCAGATCTTTTCTAAGCTTGACCTTGTGAGGGTCACCGGCGCTGTTCTTTACTcttatgttaagactcagacaaaccacgcaagtccttgcaagggagagctgagcagcagttcaagcttcttCTCTCAACtccgctcctctgctgctcgctcacctcttttatttggtgcacacaagatttatgtcaatcaggacctcacgattccttgtttcctatctacttttcccatctttacgaCCTCCTCGTCTTATCGAACAGGGTACCTCCAAGTGCTGGTTatataaacagctccagcacttaaacattcacacattccttttcttaaacactccttaaacactctaaatctactcaccATAGCATTGAaatgataatagtaataataacaataattcttctcacaaccTTCACAACACCTTTTTTTCTGGTGCGGATCCAAGAAGGGGATGAGTGAAAGACGGCCTTCAACACCCCGTTGGGCCATTTTGAGTACCTTGTCATGGGTTTTGGACTAACCAACGCCCCCGCCATTTTccagtcaatctttatttatatagcatcttttacaatcagaattgtttctaggcgttttacagaatcccagggcctgacaagcaacagtggaaaggaaaaactcccctttaaaaggaagaaaccttgagcaggaccaggctcaagTAGGGGGAcccacctgctgatggccagctgggtagagagagaggagaaggggggaggacaggtagaggagagaatagataggagaggacagaagaggacaggtagaggtagaggaggaaaataggcatagatcatagaaaatacatacagaaatacattatattaagtaaagtaagctGCCAGTAGaatcaagttgagtgggtcagcgggtcggaggtcagtacaggcggcgatacctgtaaatgaatactgaggggggagcagaaaaactacacaagaaataacatcactagtctacttggtgaggaggagaggagaggagaggagaggagaggagaggagaggagaggagaggagaggagaggagaccatttcccagtggggtgacagaggcctgtcaggtgatcatgtttctggaccccggcagcctcggagTATAGCAGCATACTAAGATGTTAACGAAATAATTGGACGACcactaagtatgataatttgtctgtctatgatagtaactggaactacagaattagtgatgataagctttttcaaagaggtaggttttaagtcttaTCTTAAGTCTTatcttggccccccattctacctctagtgactctggggaccacaagtagaccagcattctgagaacggagcggtctatttggatgataaggtgtcaatagctcctccaggtaggatggatctaagcctctgaggaccttgtaggtaagaagaagaattttaaaaataattctaaatttaatgggcagccaatgaagagacgccattacaggagtaatgtgatctcttttgtcaatacctgtcagaactctagctgcagcattttggatcacctggaggcttcttaaagaggagtttggacaccctgataataaagaattacaatagtccagcctggaagtaacaaatgcatggactaacttttcagcatcatgccgcgtcagtagtttcctgttCTTTGCACTGTttttcaggtgaaaaaaggcacttctagagactgttttaatgtgtgggttgaaggagagattttgatcaaaagttactccaagattcctcacagagagactagatgttaatgagataccatctagagtgatcatgtgatcttatctatccctgagaggttcaggaccaaacaccattaCCTCAGTTTTGCCTGAGTTAAGggggaggaaatttgaagacatccaggactttatgtctttaagacaggtctgaagcttcactaacttctctgtgtcctctggtttcatggataaataaagctgagtggcATCaacataacaatgaaaatttatcccatgctgccgaataatgttccctaagggaagcatgtacaatagTAGTGAAGTGCCACCTCCATCTCCTGGTTTTTCCTCTCGGGTCTGTCCATGGGACTGGGCATACATCCCAGAAGACAGGCTAGCTGAGCCCCCGATAAGTGTGCAGAACTCTGATGAGAACTGTGTTCCCTGGTCAGACATCACCTCAACAGGAATGCCATGGAGAGGAAATAATTGTTTTAGTAATAGTTTGGTCATCTCTTTGCCCCAGAGGAAACTTCCCTTCTTGTTTATATTGACACCAATTTATGGGGACATTagtcttttctttcctctcttctctcccgtCATTAAGGAATTAAAAGAGAAAATTCTCCATATTTCCAAGTTAGTAAAATCATTTCCTCTCCCAAAGCTTGCTGCAGCTTAAGAGAAGGCTGAGGTTCAGGACTTTTGTCTTCCTATGCAATGTGCTCAGATCAGGGATGAATGAATCAAATGGTCTTTTCAAAgcaaaaaacagacatttgttgACCAGTGGAGAACTTCAGAAACTTGGCCTGATAGTCACAATTTGCACAAAGAATTTTGGCACCATCTCCAATAGTTGGGCACAGAATAAGCAATTTACAAGATGTAGGTTTGGGTAATAATTTACTGATGTATTAGAAACACCATTATCAACAAAAGGAgaagagatttttttgtttttcagtcatACTCACAGACAGTCAGGTTAacagagaagctcactgacagTGTCGATCATTGAGAATTCTGcttttccaaaaaaataaaaccctgttCGTTCATGGGGAGGATTTAAAAATGATAGTTCACCAGCTATAGTTATAAACCAATGTACACTCCACTTCAGCTGATTTGAACTTGTCTATTACCACACTTTACCCATGATCACACCAATAAATGATAACTGCAGGGTGCTGAGCTCTAGCTAATGTTGATAGAGCTCAGAAAAAAGTTTTACTATAGTATACTAATGGgaaatatacaatataatatcATTTCTTGGCTGTCTGACTGAAcattaattaaataataaacattaCAACGTGTTAATTCCTAAATCTGTGGTGGCATTTGAAAGCCTGGATACAGatttacaggaagtgacactTACTTCATTTGTGCACTCTTGTGTTTAGTTGCTTGATGATGCTTGTACGTAGCTCTTAACATTTTATCAGTTATAATTACAAACCCTAAAATAATTTTGACAATAATTAATAACTGTTCAGTGAGTAGCTCTATTTAATATTGATCATGTATACATACAGTAAATATAGTAACTTTAAAGTAAGAGGCACTAGAGTTCATTTATGCCCTCTTGTGCTGAGCAGTTTGATGATGCTAGCACGTAGCTCTTTATTGATCAGTCCGTAGATTACAGGGTTGATGGCTGGGGGGACTACGATAAACAGGATGCTGCAGAATTTCTTGACGTTGGGAGACAGTGAGGGAAACCGAAGACTGACAATTATGATGAGTGCAGCTATTTTATAAATCAAATACACCACGAGGTGTGTTGCACAGGTCCGTAAAGGTTTGATGTTGACGGTGAAGCCTCTTTTATCACGTTTGATTCCAGCACGCAGGATTCTCATGTAGGAAAAGGCAATGATGAGGAAGACACTTGTACTCAGAGTCCAGGTCAAGGTCAGACCTGAAGACAGGAATGACACTGATAATTATAAGTTCATAGAATTCACTATATCCTCTGTTTTATTCAGCAGATCAGTAAGAGATTCATGTTAAATGCACTTACCATAGATGTTATTTATGGGGGGTGGGAATGCAGGCCAGACCCAGGATTCCGCGGTTGCTGCTGTACACATCTTGAATGATTTTTCCACACAGCTGGATGTtgatatgaaaaaaaaacagcacactaATAACCAGCAGAGAGACGATCCAGgccagagagcagcagatgtgcagGCGGGTTGATGTCATGATGGTGGCGTACCTGAGCGGGTTACACACAGCGACATACCTGTAGGGACAGAAAAGCGGCATAACTGCATTCAATTTTAATAGAACCTTGTCCTAAAATATAACATCATAGCCATAAAgtttaatatataaaataaaaaatctccaCATTACTGACCCTTCGCAATGGTACAAAATTTGTCCATTTTCTACATCTTATAATTAGCGCTTTACttacaacataaatatatttcgATGTATAACTTGAAGTTTAAATCTTGCCGCTTTACATTAATCATTACATTTTTCGTCCTGATCAGTAGAGACTACACTCTTTGCAATACAGTTGAATCAGCAGCTAAAATCCTtcccctgctgctgtgtttacatATCTACCTGTCATAGGCCATCACAGCCAGAATAGTCTGCATTGCAGCTCCATATGTGTGTAGACAGAGAGCCTGGATGATGGCTATCGCATGAGAGACCTTTCTTTGCCCTGTTAGGAAGTGTACCATAAGGCACGGCAGCATCGTTGTTGCCCCCAACACATTACAGACCACCAGATGACAAATCATGATGAACATGGGTCTGTGCAGACTCTTGTCTATAAGAATGACACCGGCCACCACACCGTTGGCCAGCAGTGTCAGCAGGTAGGCAATCAGAGCCATGCAGAAGAACAAAGGGCCAGAGCCTGGAGGGACATAGAAGCCCACCAACTCAAACACCACCGGATTTTTGAGAGGAGTCAGCATCGTTAAGTTCTCCATCAAAAGTTCTGGGGAAAGAGACAGGAAGAAGTAGTCAGGCAGCAACCAGGTCGTGATTTCACATGAAAACATTAGAACTGGAGTGAAAAGCTGATttgcaaaatggaaaagaaagtaTTATTCACAGAAGAGGTCACAGCTTTTgttccaaaacaaaaaaaaggaatttacaCCAATAGGTGTCTATTCTTATGTCACAAACTTTACTGAACGTTCTGTGAAGTTTGTGACATGAGAATAGACACCTATTGTGGTCTGTGAAGTTAAGAAAATTATATAAAAGCTGCCAAAAATTTGTGTAGCTGAAAATGTAGATATAATTTTAATGATCACACGCAGAACCCTTTTTGCAGCTTTGAATCCAACAGAAAGCACATAAAAACCAGATTGGAAAGGTATAAATAAGTTTGAGTTTTTGTGACCAAATGAAGGTGAGGTAACACCTCCAGAAGtggctaaaaaggaaaaaacaaaaccaaactcACTCATGTTTCTCTTTGCTTCAGCACAGagcaatggaaataaaagaacaaaataacCTGACTTGTTATTATAACAAAATACATTGGCAGGCTCCCCTAAGTCTACAGCAATCTAACACTATTGTTCCTCACGTGTAGCACAAGGTGAAATTAGTTATAGAATCTATGCCTGACCCACAACTGTCAAGCGCTCCAAGCAAGCAGTGCTCATACAGCCAGTCAATCACAGCCTGACGCAGCTGCGATGCTAGCGTTGTTCCAAGTTTATCAGGATTCCACCCTCATCGGCCCATGGTGAGTCATTCGGTGATTCCCATTGGCCACACTAATCATAAGGCACCTGCATGAAACAACACTGGGAGGCAGAGCACAATGGAAAAGAGAGGCATTGACCTAATGCCGTAACAGCAGAACAGTATGAGTGACAGGCCAGTGTCCGCTTTCCTAAACAGCAGACCTGacagtaaatataaaatattcatcaactttttaaagtaaaagtgTGACGACTGGTTGTGTGTTCCCTGTGTGGAACTTGGGACATGTCTTCAGGCTGAGTTGTCTCACTTGTTGGTGAACGTCAAAGAGGGGatataatcaatcaatcaatcaatcaatctttatttgtatagcgtcttttacaatcagaattgtttcaaggcgctttccagaatcccagggcctaaccccagacaagcaacagtggcaaggaaaaactcccctttaacaggaagaaaccttgagcaggtccaggctcatgtagggggaccctcctgctgatggccggctgggtagagagagaggagaagggggaggacaggtagaggatagaataggtaggagaggagaggagaggagaggagaggagaggagaggagaggagaggagaggagaggagaggagaggagaggagaggagaggagaggagaggcatagagcatagaaatacatacaaaaatacattatattgaattaaattgaattgaataagctgctggttgagtgggtcagcggggtcggaggtcagtatacagctctgaaggcggcgatacctgtaaatggatacagaagggggggggggtagaaaaactacacaggaaataccattactagtctacttgatgaggaggaggagaggagaggagaggagaggagaggagaggagaggagaggagaggagaggagaggagaggagaggagaggagaggagaggagaggagaggaaaccatgacccagtgtggtgacagaggcctgtcaggtgatcatgtttctggaccccagcagccttggcctatatcAGAatgactaagatgttaacctaatgactagacgaccccctaagtatgataatttgtctgtcgatgataataactggaactacagagttagtcacaataagctttttcaaagaggtaggtttcaAGCCTAATTTTAACAgttagagatggagtcagcctcccgtacctggacagggagctggttccatagcaggggggcctggtagctaaatgctcggccccccattctactcctagagactctgggaaccacaagtagaccagcattctgagagcggagcggtctattgggctgataaggtatcactagctcctccaggtaggatggagctaggcctctgaggaccttgtatgtcagaagaagggttttaaaaattattctaaatttaatgggcagccaatgaagagacaccagtacaggggttttgtgatctcttttgtcaatacctgtcagaactctggctgcagcattttggatcacctggaggcttcttaaagagttgtttggacaccctgataataaagaattacaatagtccagcctggaagtaacaaatgcatggactaacttttcagcatcatgccacatCAGTAGCTTtctgatccttgtgatgttcctcaggtgaaaaaaggcacttctagactttaatgtgtgagttgaaggagagattttgatcaaaagttactccaagattcctcacagagagactagatgttaatgagataccatctagagtgatcatgtgatccaatctatccctgagaggttcaggaccaaacaccatgacctcagtttttcctgagttaaggagaaggaaatttgaagacatccagg
This window harbors:
- the LOC115252733 gene encoding putative olfactory receptor 13C6; this translates as MKLLMENLTMLTPLKNPVVFELVGFYVPPGSGPLFFCMALIAYLLTLLANGVVAGVILIDKSLHRPMFIMICHLVVCNVLGATTMLPCLMVHFLTGQRKVSHAIAIIQALCLHTYGAAMQTILAVMAYDRYVAVCNPLRYATIMTSTRLHICCSLAWIVSLLVISVLFFFHINIQLCGKIIQDVYSSNRGILGLA